In Spodoptera frugiperda isolate SF20-4 chromosome 12, AGI-APGP_CSIRO_Sfru_2.0, whole genome shotgun sequence, a single window of DNA contains:
- the LOC118262471 gene encoding uncharacterized protein LOC118262471 isoform X1, giving the protein MTSEIEAIKTNEFLRRRKLRLQQVREQSKDIAKKIRQRAKVEKIRQVSDLDAKKQKEYFECQDKLVKQLQVLYTRGIENVGAGHQSASEITKQDEVTKTDVSKLRGKEAAAILRRNKQEKLDQQKKLLDRKLQAREVANEISRDKSSLVANKLLSKSSKVKDCNDLASKFGDSSVVVSSKYDNKVTGKAENEIEPVKTSDMATQWDMEAIPQEWEPAVPELSIPTDKDSPNDLDDIGNKTEKNKRLDLFAVSEEMPSSLRGNTLLDTREREPGRPSLTIVSEYLQNRKMRLRETESTNINKKSSDDMQSLRQTILRTRTSKPEGRPFNACQVVDEQVVPVPAWRAERRCQLCSHKVHYPTQAPSSVIHKQNRQFKSVTNSRINQILTSINPMQQADMMPSPVLRGTSPFRRSKTGPGICSNKGACSSDKVKTSQEACGLQRKSSVMMYNHSTRDTRDLPYGEDKFVVRDLQAAEDAYSQAMKEVSAIGSKSKEQTKKQQDMRNKVAVTKQNVEKEYKDTMNFLNSLPKDKQSKTIKNAYMDEHRQQMQYENRQQKMQQEYKKIQKECKKHHCQKNRNLSKSPLGRDLDVNFVNRDFQYSWMPVPESDGNLAVHAIPNTVKPVKHGNSVKFSTMDSYHEYRSRHKHTPPTKDTNQDNAPKTSVIIDRDDSDYTDSSSITSDTSSVENLRIGRKKKRKNAKEINKDLSDAERIIIYKVLDSKSEKKTKRQTKLLNEIAKSLSYIGKTQKTVCDDDSQQYKKLVTEGSSKSIENGISFEQLNEGVYKMVEEQGASYNMMSCFTTNVEMWHTNTPQKPWWDNVASMYFHDRQECDKAPETQSNTENINIEPCACKSTSKTPQTDKDTSHCESGDSQPPKPTSNEVQDPPPGASKKQPNKPSTISTCSYNTAMNDRASTSEGGYIKLIDEAGQDAGKFFIGPSTFINNNAYEVVIQLRKKDGTIEEKKLDRDTLFLNKPAESETDNRTEVQNICTTSNIIAKDPEPASSEVIHDDLDYRSAGDQHSTAVLLQPTVSNKSTSSEKSRAPTENIESFHHETNTEADEEIFLVHSGTNKNMCDKGVHTQTSDDTKQDGMSRPATSTYTQTSLSSPIHRPVFYHMSSSTSTAYMSPPEFILPKFLKPDCIMAEDEPRHTVELTAKEYCEEYTDCSCKKCMQARDVILRKIPVQKPTLDIKTKYVNKNMMTPPNSTITVSEIRRDDVESLKQKNIPCKSSTTDRPKCSHKTRRHVEPVKKHCHKNKRKSSVESIHSITTRTSTVRTGVNPTSISRHKPTNGSKDKKSDKSNLNPIIRDYVNKLLALNRDGLKAVEVADQECSSVGTPGSSIINVPYNIDKKKDSLLKTISLEQIKSLLKRQIVQEELTKNFNFMQNSLVYSLANNKNSTKSSSRPLRRKPLHKVKSLNISRNLAKRKSMEERKSSKPVLQSSTDGNLKSRVGFHSPKKVRSKSSPTPRQVNNPEPISKCNTNDSESTAKNSTGTEKSDDNCKKKSLNNKCVRPRGKKLPSNRATLTDSTIESVSESTVDYQRYPNSADIPVSMSTQTTNMELNTDSNLMKLAEDKLHNMEKIADLTEKCTKRLSDLAKVLQEVRKNKSLVYSQISSAESTDSQADHKSEKSPVSPTAFDSNDIAKEIVTQLPDPVEEKENVTGNDIPQPEYIEVLADIPKPAKAQESKPLTQLIEPFDSALQMPTNTTELLVKNRPKPPPALSRLSFKHGQDYVIPHELSTVIEVDSPMSVKHKNHSARNNDKETSNNNSNRSSAGENIPVEDHRKNRSKKGSIMNPDLLQTNSQLSNKYKLSSTESSDESKFQMIDLKQFNEIMLEPFISIQEYAKQYNMEPPDEGSNLEEIQREDPINDDISSLHSDGSLPDVIAELLKRNIIAEPFKFDTASNVNSTTISSESTLSMLALSKVRRGRKKPSAISQNKENIGETSDTLSISSNPDLENAFKKLGMGWASSTLKKTKERLALSSSSNTSSSSLSQFKMKSFNQDIPVLVTDSVSSVVNVSKGVQNMSAIDYSKNAEQQTTLSNSMTVKEFLRNELAKKITFTNKSNANTTDEFVSLFETKMPEEMKENSRVNRDERSMESAPSGANRARTSTPVQLFKSMTYHSSSSSNVSNGLFSNVDDLSSVKMTSNSMKNHSTSDKDDLTIPNFSLRLKKSSDCSKSD; this is encoded by the exons ATGACTTCTGAAATTGAggctataaaaacaaatgaatttctACGACGACGAAAGCTGAGACTTCAACAG GTCCGTGAGCAGTCGAAAGACATTGCTAAGAAAATAAGACAGCGCGCCAAGGTTGAAAAGATACGGCAAGTTAGTGATCTAGACGCGAAGAAACAGAAGGAATATTTTGAATGTCAAGATAAGCTCGTGAAGCAATTGCAGGTGTTGTATACTAGAGGGATAGAAAATGTAGGAGCGGGCCATCAAAGTGCATCTGAAATAACAAAGCAAG ATGAGGTAACTAAGACTGATGTGTCCAAGTTGCGTGGTAAGGAGGCTGCAGCAATATTAAGACGGAACAAACAAGAAAAACTAGATCAGCAAAAGAAACTACTTGATAGAAAATTACAAGCGAG GGAAGTTGCTAATGAAATAAGCCGTGATAAGTCATCTTTGGTAGCTAATAAGCTGCTATCAAAATCTTCAAAAGTCAAAGATTGTAATGACTTGGCTTCGAAGTTTGGGGATTCCTCAGTGGTTGTAAGCTCCAAGTATGACAATAAGGTTACAGGGAAGGCTGAGAATGAAATTGAACCTGTGAAAACAAGTGATATGGCCACACAGTGGGACATGGAGGCTATACCGCAGGAATGGGAGCCTGCCGTGCCGGAACTGTCAATCCCCACAGACAAAGATTCTCCCAATGATTTGGACGACATTGGGAACAAAACTGAGAAAAACAAAAGACTAGATTTGTTTGCCGTCAGTGAAGAGATGCCATCAAGTTTGCGAGGCAATACTTTACTTGATACAAGGGAACGAGAGCCCGGTAGACCTTCATTGACAATTGTTTCAGAATACTTGCAGAACAGGAAAATGCGCTTACGTGAAACAGAATCAACTAACATTAACAAGAAGTCTTCGGATGATATGCAAAGCTTGAGACAGACAATCTTACGCACCAGAACTTCTAAGCCTGAAGGTAGACCTTTTAATGCATGTCAAGTTGTTGATGAACAGGTTGTGCCAGTGCCTGCTTGGCGAGCAGAAAGGCGGTGCCAACTCTGTTCTCACAAGGTTCATTACCCTACACAAGCACCAAGCAGtgtaatacataaacaaaacaggCAGTTTAAATCTGTCACTAATTCCCGAATTAACCAGATTCTTACTTCCATAAATCCAATGCAGCAGGCTGATATGATGCCGAGTCCTGTGTTGCGAGGTACAAGCCCGTTTAGGAGGAGTAAAACTGGTCCCGGAATTT GTTCCAATAAAGGAGCTTGTTCTAGCGACAAAGTGAAGACATCGCAAGAAGCTTGTGGGCTGCAGAGGAAGAGCTCCGTCATGATGTACAACCACTCCACCAGAGACACGCGGGACTTGCCTTATGGTGAAGACAAATTTGTGGTGAGAGACTTGCAGGCTGCAGAAGATGCATACTCGCAAGCCATGAAGGAGGTCTCAGCCATCGGCTCTAAAAGCAAAGAGCAAACTAAAAAGCAACAGGATATGAGGAATAAGGTTGCAGTAACTAAACAAAACGTCGAAAAAGAATATAAAGACACCATGAACTTTTTAAATTCCTTGCCAAAAGATAAGCAGAGTAAAACTATT AAAAATGCATACATGGATGAACATAGGCAACAAATGCAGTATGAAAATCGCCAGCAAAAGATGCAACaggaatacaaaaaaatacagaaagAATGTAAGAAACATCATTGTCAG AAAAACAGAAATCTATCAAAATCTCCCTTAGGACGGGACTTGGATGTTAATTTCGTTAATAGAGACTTTCAATACTCTTGGATGCCTGTCCCCGAGAGTGATGGCAACCTCGCCGTCCACGCAATACCTAACACAGTGAAACCGGTCAAACATGGAAACAGCGTGAAGTTCAGCACAATGGACAGCTACCACGAGTATAGATCTAGACACAAGCACACACCCCCTACTAAAGACACCAACCAGGACAACGCACCCAAGACATCAGTAATTATAGATAGGGACGACTCAGACTACACAGACAGCTCATCCATTACCTCAGACACGAGCTCTGTAGAAAATCTAAGAATTGGTCGCAAAAAGAAACGTAAAAACGCGAAAGAGATTAACAAGGACCTATCAGATGCTGAGAGGATCATAATATACAAAGTACTTGATTCAAAATCTGAAAAGAAGACAAAAAGGCAGACGAAGCTTTTGAATGAAATTGCTAAATCTCTGTCTTATATTGGCAAGACGCAGAAGACCGTCTGTGATGATGATAGTCAGCAATATAAGAAGCTGGTCACAGAGGGGTCGAGCAAGAGTATTGAAAATGGCATTTCATTTGAACAACTTAATGAag gtGTCTACAAAATGGTAGAGGAGCAAGG GGCATCCTACAACATGATGAGTTGTTTCACTACTAACGTAGAAATGTGGCACACGAACACGCCACAAAAGCCTTGGTG GGATAATGTAGCCTCAATGTACTTCCACGATCGACAAGAATGCGACAAGGCTCCTGAAACGCAATCAAACACggaaaacataaatattgaaCCGTGCGCTTGTAAGAGCACTAGTAAAACGCCACAAACTGATAAAG ACACTTCGCATTGTGAAAGCGGCGATTCTCAACCACCGAAAcc GACAAGTAACGAGGTTCAAGATCCACCTCCCGGTGCCTCAAAGAAACAGCCGAACAAACCGTCCACAATATCAACGTGTTCGTACAATACTGCCATGAACGACAGAGCAAGTACATCCGAAGGTGGGTACATTAAACTAATAGACGAAGCTGGGCAGGACGCCGGCAAGTTCTTCATAGGACCTTCAACGTTTATTAATAACAATGCTTACGAAGTAGTCATACAACTTCGAAAGAAAGATGGAACCATTGAAGAGAAGAAATTAGATAGAGacacactttttttaaacaaaccgGCTGAAAGCGAAACTGATAATAGAACCGAGGTACAGAATATTTGTACTACATCAAACATTATCGCAAAAGATCCAGAGCCGGCTTCTAGTGAAGTCATACACGACGACCTGGATTATAGAAGTGCAGGCGATCAACATTCCACCGCAGTACTCCTTCAACCTACTGTTTCAAACAAATCTACCTCGTCTGAAAAGTCTCGTGCGCCAACTGAAAATATTGAATCATTCCACCATGAGACTAATACCGAGGCAGATGAAGAAATATTTCTTGTACATTCTggtacaaacaaaaacatgtgtGACAAAGGTGTTCACACACAAACATCTGATGACACAAAACAAGATGGAATGTCCAGGCCCGCAACAAGCACGTACACACAAACAAGCTTAAGTTCGCCCATCCATAGACCTGTGTTCTATCACATGAGCTCCTCGACATCCACTGCCTATATGAGTCCCCCAGAATTTATCCTACCAAAGTTTCTTAAACCAGACTGCATAATGGCAGAAGATGAACCACGTCATACCGTTGAATTGACTGCGAAAGAATATTGCGAAGAATATACTGACTGTTCATGCAAGAAATGCATGCAAGCCAGGGACGTAATACTACGCAAAATTCCTGTACAAAAGCCCACCCTTGACATTAAGACGAAATATGTGAACAAAAATATGATGACACCTCCTAATTCAACAATTACGGTTTCTGAAATAAGGCGTGATGATGTTGAAAGTCTGAAACAGAAGAATATACCTTGCAAAAGTTCAACAACTGACAGACCAAAATGTTCACATAAAACTCGAAGACATGTTGAACCTGTCAAGAAACACtgtcacaaaaataaaagaaaatcttctGTTGAAAGTATTCACTCGATCACGACTCGCACCTCGACTGTACGCACCGGCGTCAACCCGACTTCAATAAGTAGACATAAACCTACAAATGGCAGTAAGGACAAAAAATCTGATAAATCCAACTTGAATCCAATAATTAGAGACTACGTGAATAAATTACTAGCGCTCAATAGAGACGGGTTGAAAGCTGTGGAAGTCGCGGATCAGGAATGCAGCTCTGTAGGTACTCCTGGGAGCTCCATAATTAATGTTCCttataatatagataaaaaGAAAGACTCATTACTGAAAACAATTTCATTGGAACaaataaaatcgttattaaAGAGGCAAATCGTCCAGGAGGAATtaaccaaaaattttaattttatgcaaaattcGCTCGTGTATTCATTAGCCAACAACAAGAATAGTACGAAAAGCTCGTCACGGCCACTCCGGAGGAAGCCTTTACACAAAGTTAAATCTTTGAATATTTCAAGAAACTTGGCAAAGCGTAAATCCATGGAAGAAAGAAAATCGAGTAAACCTGTTTTGCAGTCGTCCACTGATGGCAACTTAAAAAGCCGAGTGGGTTTTCATTCACCTAAAAAAGTACGAAGTAAAAGCTCTCCCACACCGAGACAAGTGAATAATCCGGAGCCAATATCTAAATGTAATACAAATGATTCTGAATCTACCGCTAAAAATTCAACTGGAACTGAAAAGTCCGAtgataattgtaaaaaaaaatccttgaaTAACAAATGTGTGCGGCCGCGTGGTAAAAAGTTGCCTTCTAATAGAGCAACTTTAACTGATTCGACAATAGAATCTGTATCCGAATCAACCGTAGACTATCAACGTTATCCAAACTCTGCAGACATTCCTGTGAGCATGTCTACTCAGACCACTAACATGGAATTAAACACTGATAGTAACTTAATGAAATTGGCAGAAGACAAATTACACAATATGGAGAAAATCGCCGACTTGACTGAGAAATGTACAAAAAGATTATCGGATCTTGCTAAAGTTCTACAAGAGGTGCGGAAAAACAAGTCATTGGTGTACAGCCAAATCTCATCGGCTGAATCGACCGACTCGCAAGCTGACCATAAATCAGAGAAGTCCCCAGTCAGCCCTACTGCTTTTGATTCCAACGATATTGCAAAAGAAATAGTAACCCAATTACCTGATCCTGTAgaggaaaaagaaaatgtcacaGGAAATGATATACCACAACCAGAATATATAGAAGTCTTGGCCGATATACCTAAACCGGCTAAAGCTCAAGAATCGAAACCTCTTACACAATTAATCGAACCATTCGATTCGGCGTTACAGATGCCTACTAATACGACAGAACTGTTGGTTAAGAACAGACCCAAGCCTCCCCCGGCTTTATCTCGCCTCAGTTTTAAACATGGACAAGACTATGTCATCCCACATGAACTATCAACTGTTATTGAAGTAGATTCTCCTATGAGTGTGAAACACAAAAATCATTCTGCTCGCAATAATGATAAAGAAACGTCTAACAATAATTCAAACAGGTCGTCAGCAGGGGAAAATATTCCTGTAGAGGATCACAGGAAAAATAGATCTAAAAAAGGATCCATCATGAATCCCGACCTGCTTCAAACAAATTCTCAGTTATCAAACAAGTATAAATTGTCGTCTACAGAGTCTTCCGATGAATCAAAATTTCAAATGATTGATCTTAAACAATTTAATGAGATAATGTTGGAGCCCTTTATAAGTATTCAAGAATATGCAAAGCAATATAACATGGAACCACCAGATGAGGGATCTAATCTAGAGGAAATACAAAGAGAAGACCCTATTAATGACGACATAAGTTCGTTGCATTCCGATGGTAGCTTACCTGATGTCATTGCAGAGTTACTCAAACGAAATATCATTGCTGAACCGTTTAAGTTTGACACAGCTTCAAATGTTAACTCGACTACCATTTCCTCAGAATCTACTTTATCCATGTTAGCTTTATCTAAAGTACGCCGAGGCAGAAAGAAGCCCAGTGCTATTTcccaaaataaagaaaatatcggCGAAACATCTGATACACTAAGTATTTCTTCAAATCCTGATCTAGAAAATGCTTTTAAGAAACTTGGTATGGGCTGGGCATCATCCACTTTGAAGAAGACAAAGGAACGATTAGCTTTATCATCCTCATCTAACACTTCAAGCTCTAGTTTAtctcaatttaaaatgaaaagtttCAATCAGGACATACCGGTTCTTGTAACAGATTCGGTTTCATCTGTAGTGAATGTGTCCAAGGGAGTACAGAATATGAGTGCAATTGATTACTCCAAAAATGCTGAACAACAAACCACATTATCAAACTCCATGACTGTAAAAGAATTTTTGAGGAATGAATTGGCGaagaaaattacttttacaaataaatcaaatgcGAATACTACGGACGAAtttgtttcgttgtttgagaCTAAAATGCCTGAGGAAATGAAAGAAAACTCTCGAGTAAATCGCGACGAGCGCTCTATGGAGAGCGCACCTAGCGGCGCTAATAGAGCGCGGACATCGACTCCGGTGCAGTTGTTCAAATCAATGACTTACCACTCTAGCTCCAGCTCTAATGTGTCCAATGGTTTATTCAGTAATGTTGATGATTTGTCCTCAGTCAAAATGACGTCAAATTCCATGAAAAATCATTCCACATCCGATAAGGATGATTTGACCATTCCTAACTTCAGTCTGAGACTGAAAAAGAGTTCAGACTGTAGTAAAAGTGATtaa